Part of the Caulifigura coniformis genome, GCTGGCGGATGATGACGTAGTCGCCGTCGGCGATATGGGCCTCGATCATCGAGTCCCCCTTCACCTTCAGGCAGTACTGCCCTTCATCGCGAAAGAGGTCGGCGAAATCGATCCGTTCCTGGTTCTCGACGGCGAGGACGGGGGAGCCGGCGGCGACCTGTCCCGCGAGCGGAAGGCTGGTGCGCTTCTTCTGGGGCTGGTCGACAAGCTGGATCGCCCGCGACATGTGATGTTCGCGGGTGATGAGGCGTTTCTTCTCGAGCGCCTTGAGGTGGCACATCACCCCGTTGGGAGAGCGGATGTCGAAGTGCAGGCCGATTTCACGAACCGTCGGGCCGTAGCCGCGATTCATGATCTTGTCCTTGATGAACTCGTAGATTTCGCGCTGCCGTGTCGTGAGTGTCGGGCGGTCGTTCATGGGTGGTTCTCGCTCCTTCGGACAGTGGCCCTGCGATCTACTGAACATAGTCCACTGCTGTTCTAATTTACCGTATCGGCATCGGCAAGGTGAAATGGACCGGAAATCCAGCTGCTCGTTGAGGTTCCGGAAGAAGAAGGGTTCTTTGGGACCGGGGAAAGGCGCGCCGCGACGCCGCGATCGGGCTGCGGAGTCGCCGCCACGCGCCGGGATCGCCTTGCACGGCCAACCGTCAAACTGCCCCTGACTGGTACAGAGCGCGCCGACTTTGCGGCTTGACCTCTACAACCGGAACACCCGGCACGTCCGGCAGAAGATTCTTTTCGCGAGCAATCGTGCTGTTCCTCACCCGGAGTTGCGCGGCGGCGCGGTCCGATACGAACGTCGGAGTCATTCCGGGCGTTCGCAAATTAGGACTTGTGCCGAAATGGATGGCCTCACGGCAATTAAACACTGGATCGGCCCCCTCGTGGTGCTCACGGCCTCGCTGGCCAGTCACCCCGCGGCACGCGCCGAATTTCCGCAGCCTGCGTCGGGCCGTGATGCCGCCGCCCAGCAGCGCGACTGGACGACCACGGCAGCCGGATTCTCCACCTTCCAGTCGGAAGATGTGGCCACGGCGGACGCCTCGATCCCGGCCCGGAGTTACGAATCGAGCCGGATTGAACTCGCGCAGGCGGTTGCGGGGAACTCCGATGACCACTGGCAGCTCGCCCCGGTGGGGCTGCTGTACAAGTCGTACCTGGCAGGGGCCAAAGAAGCCCGTATCTCAACCGTCTGGATGCAGGACAGCAAACGCGGTTTGATCTGGGAGAACGCGCTTGGCGGAAGGGTCGGCGTGGTGCGCTACGGCACGGAAGACGTGCTGCACCCGGAAGGCTGGCAGTTCGATATTGAAGGAGCGGCGCTCCCCCGCGTGATCCCGCAGGATCCGTCGTCACCGCTCGAGGCCGTCGATTTCCGCGTCGGGCTGCTGAGCACCTGGCGGTATGGCGACACCGCCGTGAAAGCCGGCTACTACCACCTGTCGTCCCACGCCGGCGACGAGTTCCTGATCAACAATCCGGCGTTCGTCCGCATCAACTACGTGCGGGACGCGGGCATCATCGGCATCACGCAGTATTTCCTCGAGGACTTCTCCGTCTACGGCGAACTTGCTTATGCATTCAACGCCGAGGACGGGGCGGAGCCTCTCGAGTTCCAATACGGCGTGCAGTACAGCCCGATGACGACCGGCTGGCCCGGAGCGCCGTTCGCGGCGATCAACGGACACACCCGCGAAGATTACAACTGGGCAACGAGCCTCACCGTCCAGAGTGGATGGCAGTGGCGAAGCGCCAAGACGAACCACACATTCCGAGTCGGTATGCAGTACTACCGCGGCCCGTCGCTGCAGTGGGAGCTGGGGGACCGCAAAGAGAACATGCTCGGCGGTGGTATCTGGTACGACTTCTGACGCGAGGTCCCTCGCAGGCAGCGTCGCGGGCGTTGACGCGAAGGGCGGCGCATAAAAAAAGCGCCACCTGGCGAAACC contains:
- the lexA gene encoding transcriptional repressor LexA, which translates into the protein MNDRPTLTTRQREIYEFIKDKIMNRGYGPTVREIGLHFDIRSPNGVMCHLKALEKKRLITREHHMSRAIQLVDQPQKKRTSLPLAGQVAAGSPVLAVENQERIDFADLFRDEGQYCLKVKGDSMIEAHIADGDYVIIRQQNTAHDGEIVVALVDGQDATLKTFYKERNRVRLEPANARLKPIYATDVQILGVLVGVIREC
- a CDS encoding DUF1207 domain-containing protein; amino-acid sequence: MDGLTAIKHWIGPLVVLTASLASHPAARAEFPQPASGRDAAAQQRDWTTTAAGFSTFQSEDVATADASIPARSYESSRIELAQAVAGNSDDHWQLAPVGLLYKSYLAGAKEARISTVWMQDSKRGLIWENALGGRVGVVRYGTEDVLHPEGWQFDIEGAALPRVIPQDPSSPLEAVDFRVGLLSTWRYGDTAVKAGYYHLSSHAGDEFLINNPAFVRINYVRDAGIIGITQYFLEDFSVYGELAYAFNAEDGAEPLEFQYGVQYSPMTTGWPGAPFAAINGHTREDYNWATSLTVQSGWQWRSAKTNHTFRVGMQYYRGPSLQWELGDRKENMLGGGIWYDF